Proteins from one Aythya fuligula isolate bAytFul2 chromosome 11, bAytFul2.pri, whole genome shotgun sequence genomic window:
- the BCL2L10 gene encoding bcl-2-like protein 10 gives MPGSLKEETALLLEDYFQHRGGGAALPPSATAATLRRAAAELERRERPFFRSCAPLARAEPREAAALLRRVAAQLEADGGLNWGRLLALVVFAGTLAAALAERGCEDGPRRMAEALAAYLAEERGEWLRAHGGWDGFCRFFGRHGSQPADQNSTISNAIMAAAGFGIAGLAFLLVVR, from the exons atgccgGGCTCGCTGAAGGAGGAGACggcgctgctgctggaggattACTTCCAGCaccgcggcggcggcgccgcgctGCCGCCCAGCGCCACGGCGGCCACGctgcggcgggcggcggccgaGCTGGAGCGGCGCGAGCGGCCCTTCTTCCGCTCCTGCGCGCCGCTCGCCCGGGCCGAGccgcgggaggcggcggcgctgcTGCGGCGGGTGGCGGCGCAGCTGGAGGCCGACGGCGGCCTCAACTGGGGCCGGCTGCTGGCGCTCGTGGTGTTCGCCGGCACGCTGGCGGCCGCGCTGGCCGAGCGGGGCTGCGAGGACGGCCCGCGCCGCATGGCCGAGGCGCTGGCCGCCTACCTGGCCGAGGAGCGCGGCGAGTGGCTGCGGGCGCACGGCGGATGg GATGGCTTCTGTCGCTTCTTCGGCAGGCATGGCTCTCAACCAGCTGACCAGAACAGTACCATAAGCAATGCTAtaatggcagcagcagggtttggaaTAGCAGGATTAGCTTTCCTCTTGGTGGTGCGATAG